The DNA region CTCATCGCCTATGTCCTATGTATATCAGGCGGGATCGAACCGGTTCGGGGGCTGATCTCCCTTGCCGGATTCCCGATGATGATATTCACGTTCGCAATGTGCGTTTCTCTTGTAAAGGATGGTATGTATCTGCTACGACAACCGGACTGGCTGGACAAAAACAACGATAACGGATAATCCTAGAATGCCCTTCCTGTTACGCGAAGGGCATTTTATCTTCCCGGCGCCCAGAATATGGGACCGGTTTTTTTGAGGAGACGATGTCCACTACAGACAAGTATTACATGATGCGTTCTCTGGAAAAGGCCCTTTACGTCGTCGAGACGATGGCGACCAGGAGCAAGTGGGAACTGAAGGATCTCAGCGCGGCCTGCTCGATTCCCAAGGGAACCTTGCAGCGCATTCTGCGCACTCTCGAAGACCTCGGCTACGTCCGTCAGGTCGAACGCGGCGGAGCCTACGCCCTGAGCCTGAAGTTCTACAAGTTGGGAAAGCAGATAGCGTCGCAGAGCAGCATCGTGCCCATGGTTCAGCCCATCATGCTGAAACTGCGGGACAAGGTGAACGAAACCGTCAATCTGAGCACCCTCTCCGGCGTGGACATGGTGGTCATCCACCAGATAGCCTCCCACCACGCCCTGCAAATGGACTCCATCGTCGGGACTTCCTTTCCCGCGAGCCTTTCCGCGTCCGGCATAGTCTTTCTCGCCTTCCTGCCCGAAGAGGATCTACGCGCCTTCATCAAGGACCTGAGGCGAAGCAACTCGGACATCAACAGCGAAAAGATCATCCGGCTCTACAATGACATTGAAGACGCCAGGGAAAAGGGTATCGGCCTGGATTTCGAGGAGCTGTTCAAGGGCATTCGGTGCATCGCCGCCCCGGTTTTCGACGACGCGGGGAACATCGTGTCGACCATAAGCTGCTCGGTACCCACAGTGCGGCTGGACAGGGCGTTGTCCCAAAAGCTCCTCCAGGAAATCCCGGCGGCGGCGGAGGAAGCTTCCAAGCTGCTCGAAGCCCCGTCCCATTCCTTCAAATTCGACATGGAGGAGATCACCAGGCGGCTCATAGCTCCCTAGCTTCCCTCAACGGCCCGCATGGCCGGTCATGCGCAATTCAAAAAAAGGAAGCGGCTTCGGCCGCTTCCTTTCTTTCTTCCCCGGCTACCGGGCTCCAAACACCCCGACAACCCTGTCCAACACCCCCTGCACCTTGGAGATGACCACCCCGTAATTGGTGACGGGAACCTGCCGGAGGGCGCATTCACGCATTCGATGCAGCATCTCCCGCCTGTTTATCATGCACCCGCCGCAGTGGATGGCCAGGGAATACTCCTCCAGGTCCTCCGGAAAATCGTGGCCGGAGTACATGGTGAATTCCAGGCGTTTTCCCGTGTACCGGGATATCCAGCGGGGAATTTTCACCCGGCCGATATCGTCGGCCTCGGTGTGGTGGGAACACGCTTCGCACAGCAGCACCTTGTCGCCGTCCCGCAGGGAATCCACGGCGTCGGCTCCCTGTACGAGCTTTCGAAGGTCGCCCTTGCGCCGGGCGAACAAGGTGGAAAAGGTGGTCAGGGGAACGTCTTCAGGGACCTCGGCGG from Desulfovibrio sp. Fe33 includes:
- a CDS encoding IclR family transcriptional regulator, encoding MSTTDKYYMMRSLEKALYVVETMATRSKWELKDLSAACSIPKGTLQRILRTLEDLGYVRQVERGGAYALSLKFYKLGKQIASQSSIVPMVQPIMLKLRDKVNETVNLSTLSGVDMVVIHQIASHHALQMDSIVGTSFPASLSASGIVFLAFLPEEDLRAFIKDLRRSNSDINSEKIIRLYNDIEDAREKGIGLDFEELFKGIRCIAAPVFDDAGNIVSTISCSVPTVRLDRALSQKLLQEIPAAAEEASKLLEAPSHSFKFDMEEITRRLIAP